The nucleotide sequence AAAACGTTGTTCGTCGGTAACAGCCGCGGCAATCTGATTCCACTGCCAAGAGTGACGAAAGAAGTTCAGACTTCCAGTTTGCAGTCGATTTCCCGTTCCAACCGTCAGCGTGCGATCACGGTGACGGCGAATATGAAGCCGGGCGTGTCCCAGCAGGCGGCAATGGCCTACATCGAGGATTCCGCAAAAAAGATTCTGGAGCCTGGTTACATGATCGATCAGGGCGGAAGTTCCAAGACCTTTAAAGAATCCTTCCAGAGCTTGATCTTTGCTTTGGTTATGGGTCTGGTGATTGCTTACATGGTTCTGGCCAGCCAGTTTAATTCCTTTATCGATCCGGTGACGATCCTGATGGCGTTGCCATTCAGCTTCAGCGGGGCGTTCTTCGCACTTCTGATCACGGGTCAGTCTTTGAACATGTTCTCGATGATTGGTTTGTTGCTGTTGATGGGTATCGTGAAAAAGAATTCCATCTTGCTGATTGAATTCACCAACACGGTTCGTGACCGCGGCACCAGCAAGGCTCTGGATGCGCTGATTGAGGCGTGCCCGACACGTCTTCGTCCGATCCTGATGACATCGGTGGCAACCGTGGCGGCGGCAATTCCGTCAGCAACGGCACGCGGAGCGGGTTCAGAGACCATGCGTCCGATGGCGATTTGTCTTATCGGTGGGGTTGTGGTTTCCACGGCGCTGACTTTGTTCGTTGTTCCGGCGGTGTACCTGCTGATGGATAAGTTCAAAAAACGTGACGAGGTTCGTGAAAAAACCAAACAAGCCTTCGCCGCTGTTGGCGAAGAGGGCCTTGAGGCCTAAAGCAAAAAGCCCGGTGGCAGTGCCCCGGGCTTTTTTTATTTCAGCCATTGCTCTCTTAAAAGTTGGGCGCCGGTGCCTTTTTTGCCGTACCGATCCTCGGGATTTCTTAGCGGGCAGTCTTTCAGCGACATGCAGCCGCACCCAATGCAGCTTGCCAGCTGTGATTGCAAGAGCTGCAACAATTTGATGCGTTCTTCAAGATCATCATTCCATTTTTTGGTTAAACGTTTCCATTCCGTCGCCGTCGGCGCGTGATCCTGTGGCAGGGATGACAGGTGATCTTTGATTTGCTCTAAGCTCATTCCCAGATGTTGAGAGATCTTAATTATTGAAATCAGACGTAAAACCGCGCGGTCATAGCGGCGTTGATTGCCGTTGTTGCGAT is from Bdellovibrio bacteriovorus str. Tiberius and encodes:
- the soxR gene encoding redox-sensitive transcriptional activator SoxR; the encoded protein is MAAKTKAPALATTLSVGEVSTRSGISVPTLHFYESKGLIKSHRNNGNQRRYDRAVLRLISIIKISQHLGMSLEQIKDHLSSLPQDHAPTATEWKRLTKKWNDDLEERIKLLQLLQSQLASCIGCGCMSLKDCPLRNPEDRYGKKGTGAQLLREQWLK